The stretch of DNA TTTTTAAGCTGGCTTAATCCTTCTCTTGCTGCATTCATTAACATTACAACATCGTTCGCCCACAGATTCAAAGTCATTCCTTTATTGATCCATGGTTCCAAAGCCGCAGCAGACATCATGTGAATACCTGAGAACTTATTTCTTTCCTTTGCAGCTGTAATAACCTTATCCACTGCTTCAATGAACATAGGATTATCTGTTTGTCCCATAATTCCCATGCTCTGAGATAAATCATTAGGTCCTATGAAAGCAGCATCTATACCTTCAATATCTAAGATCTTACCGACATTTTCAACGCCTTTAGGTGATTCAATCTGAACCATTAATATAGTTTCTTCATTGGCTTTTTTCATATATTCAACAGCACTTGGTATTTTTTCATAGCTGGTATGGGCTCTTAGCAAGGAAACTCCTCTGTTACCCATTGGGTAATATTTTGCATATTCTACTAAAGCTCGAGCCTGTTCAACAGTTTCAGTATTTGGAAGCAGTATACCGTCCGCCCCCATTTCCATATACTTTAATACAACTTCTCTTTTCACTTCAGGTATTCTAACTAACCCGGCAATACCTATTGCTCTTGCAATTCCAAACAGTCCTGCTACTTTACTGTAGTCCATATAACCATGTTCGCTGTCAACAATAAATAAGTCGAATCCGCACACTTTTAACATTTTTACAATATCCGGATTGTCAAATACTGTTACCATGGTTCCTATAATAGACTCACCTTTTTTTAATCTTTCTTTTACGTTATTCAATACTACTCCCCCTTTTCCTTATTATTAGAATATTTCAGTTATCTTTTTATTATGTTCACTTCCATTTATTCGTTGCACACTGTTACTTTTTAGTTAGAAGGAACATTTTTTTATTTTTGCACCTATATATACAAGCAATATCCATGCCAACTTTCAAAAGTCAGATAATTATTAAGGAAATCTCACCCCTGCATATATTATGAACTTACGTCAAATCCTTAATATTTATGGAATCGATAAATATATTCTCTTAGATAATAAAAAAATAACAGAATTAATTCTGTTATTTTTTTATTTTAGAGTCTTATTCATTTAGTAAAGACAAACGTTCAAAACGTTTCATCTAATGTTTCAACAATAAAATTACATTACATATATGAAACATGATTGAAAAATCTTTCACAAATTCACTCTGTGAACACTAATATAAATTATTCCCCATACTCTACGTATTACATCAAATCAAATAATATCTAACTCTTTCATACGCCTCCACAATGTTGTACGACTAATGCCCAGGCTTTCAGCTGCCTTAATTTTGTTATAACCTACACGTTCAAGTACAGCTTTTATCCTTTCTCTTTCAAACTTTTTCAATTCCTCTGTGTAATTGTATTTTATATTCATTGAATCAATAGCCTCTTCATCGTTAAAGGGGATTCTTAAATTACATCTGTCCGGCAAAACAGCCTCAACGTCTTTCTCGCTTATTATATTTCCTTGATTTAGCACTACTAATCTCTCACATATATTTCTTAACTCCCTTATATTGCCAGACCAATCATAATCTTGCAGCCTCTCCTTTGCCTTTTGAGTAATAGTTATATCTCCCTTTCTAAATTGCAAGCAATAATTTTTTATAAAATACTCTACAATAATAAGTATGTCTTCTCTCCTATCCCTAAGTGGCGGTAAATTAATTTTCAATATATCCAGCCTATAATACAAATCTTCCCTAAAGTCTCCTTTTTGAGCCAGAGTATATAAATCTTTATTGGTTGCTGAGATAATTCTTACATCTACGGGTATGACCCTATCGTGTCCAAGGCGCATAATCTCTTTTTCCTGTATTACTCTTAGCAGACGCCCTTGCAATTTTAATGAAATTTCAGAGATCTCATCCAAAAAGATAGTGCCCCTGTGCGCCAGTTCAAAAAGCCCCGGCTTTCCACCTTTTGCAGCGCCAGTGAACGCTCCCTCTACATATCCAAACAACTCACTCTCCAATAAATTTTCAGGAAGAGCCGCACAGTTAACGGCTACAAAGGGACCTCTTTTTCTAGGACTGTAATTATGAATACTTTGAGCAAAAAGCTCTTTCCCCGTTCCTGTTTCGCCAACTATCAAAATATTTGAATCGACCTGACTAAATCTTTTAGCCATTTTTATCACATCTTTAATTTTCTTACTTTCACCAATAATATCTTCAAAGGTGTGTTTCGCAACATGCCCACGGGTATATATCTTCTCCCTTATTTTCCCTTCCATCTCCTGAATCTTTGTAACATTCTGAAAAGTAAGAACAGTTCCCAGATTTTCCCCTTTTAATACGATAGGCACTTTATTTACTGCCAGTTGTATATCGTTATGCTTTATGATTTCATCAATGCATTCGTCTTTGGTATTTACCAAATCTGTCAGCTTCGATTTTGGTATTATCTCTTCAAATTTCTTACCAATTGCTTTCTGCGCATTAATGCCAAGGGTTTTTTCAGAGGAAGAATTAAAAACAGATATTGTATTTTTATTATCAACAGCAATAATACCTTCATAAGCATAGTCAAGAATAGTCTTAAAGCGCAGCGCTTTTTCCTGCTCTATCCTACTAATGTAAGCTACCCTTTTAGCCTCCGTGATTGCTTGCCATATAGACTCTTTACCGGTTTTGATCAGTATGGTATCTAATCCCAGCTTGATTGCATACTCACATGTTGGAATTCCTCCAATAATAACCTGAATACCTTGATTTACTGCGGCATTTACCAATCTTTTAACTTCTTCTCTATTGGACATAACAAAAGGCTTTATATCTAACCCAACAATATCGGACAGACTTTCAACTCCATATATCATATTTCTTGAACCAATGACAGCAACCGGTTTAGTCCCAAAACGCGTTTTACTCTCATGCAGACAGCGTATAAGATCATTACCTGCTACAGGTATCTCTACAACCGGTATATAGTAGTCTCTATTTCTCAGTTCATAAGCAGTAACGCCCCGCGCAACTACCACATCGGAATCTAGTTTTAGGCACCTTACTTCATCAGCCCCATAAGCAAGAATTACTTCCAACTCATATTGGTTTAGTTCATATTCAAGTTTATGAGGATATTCATTATGCTCTCTGAAAGTCTTTTCCGCCAGGTCGACGAAATCTGCATACGGAGCTACAATTGTTATCTTTATCATTAGACACCCCTCACAAAATTTAGCAGTAAAAGTGTAATATTATATTAAGCACCAAACTTAGAATCATTTTGGATATATAGTTATACGATTGTCCACATCAAACTTATACTACTAATGTTATATTATTGCAACATTTTTTTCAACTATTAAACAAGTAGTAGTAAATAATAGTAAAGCACAAGACGATTAATCGTCTTGTGCTTTACTATTATTTACTATATATTCCATCCAGAATTTTGCTTCATCAACTGTCTCGGTTAGTTGATACAAATGCAGTCCCCTATAAGACAAATTATTCAATGCCGTATCTATATCTTCTTTATCCATTATCCCCCGGATAATAAGCGGTTTACTTTCCTGTATCTTTTTTAATGCAGGTAACATCTCCTTGACCGACGGACCTCCTACATCCCGGTTTACTTCAATTGCCTTGAGTTCTTCTATCCCTAACCAATAATTCAGCAGGTGGAATGACGCGGGGTGCAGGTGTATGGTATTATATTTACAGGCCTTGCTTATTTGAACGTTAGAGCGGTGAATAAATTCCCTGTAGAGCTGCGGTGAGAATAGACACGAAATATCATCCTGAAACCACATACTTTTTTCTCGGGCCCATATATTATAAAAACCTATGGAATAGCCGCCATAAAAATCAGGCAGCATCTCTTCCTGTTTTTTAATAAATTTTATAAAGAAGTCTGTTGCCCTTTCTACAAATCTTTTTATGCTATCAGGATGGTCATATAGAGAATAGATCAGTTTTTCCTGTCCCATTACAGCCCCTATTAGATCAGATATACCCCTTAATATCGGCTGTCCCACGGGATATCTCCCTTTAGATGCTTTGATCAGCACTTCTAAAAATTCAAAATACTTCTGATACCACGGATTCGCTTCGCTTAAAACAATGTTATCAAGGTCATCTGCATCGTTTATATACTCTCTTGAGCGAAAACTTGCTTTAGAGCCGACTATTGGGCATCCAGCAATTCCTTCCAGCCAGGGTATACCGTTATAAGGTTCTGCTGTCCAAAATGAATCTTGCTCTACCTGCAAAGAAATTTCGTAGTTTTTTTCATAGCTCTCAATAAACTCTTCAACATTTAACATATCAGGAGTAACAGGCATATTTTCAACAAGAAGTTTACGTCCTGCTTCTAGCCGGCAAGCAACAAAAGGGCTTCCTATCTGAAATCCGACGGTTGGCCTTTCTGTCTGTTCTCTGTTCCAAAATTTATTAAATCTTTCTATTCTTTCTTTAATATTTTTAATTTCATTCATCTTTCTTCGACCCCCTATTGCAAAATTAATCCAAAAGCTTCTCTAAGAAATTAAAGTAGGGAAAACCCCTACTTTAATTTATATGCTATTCACTTGTTTCCACTAACCTTTATTTCTTTTCTTCTTTCTTTTCACTGTTTTTAACATCCATAATCTTGTCTTTAAATGTGTTGTAATAGTCTTCTTTTTCCTTAATGTACTTCATGGCATCGACAGGTGCCATATAGGTTGGCGTAACCAGGAATTTCTTAGCATCTGCCTTATATTCTTCATTGGTTGTTACCACTTTTTCTACTGCCTTACTGAACTTTTCTATAACTTCCTTTGGTGTTCCTTTAGGGAAGGAGTAGAAGAAGAACTTCGTGAATGCAATATCAATCCCCTGTTCCTTAAAGGTTGGTACATCAGGAATTAAAGGATTTCTTTCGTTAGAAAGAACACCCAATGCCCTAAACTTTCCTGCTGTAATATGATCTTTAACCAATCCATACTGAGTTCCAATGATATCAATTTGCTTTCCTAACAGTGCAGCTGTCTTTTGAGCAGCTGCACCAACATCGACTACGTTCAGTTGAACATCAGCAGCATCCTGAAATGCAAGCACCTGTAAGTGGGTGAAAGCTCCAACTTCTGTAGCGAACCTAATCTTTCCTGGATTTTTCTTCGCATCATCAATTAAATCTTTAAGGTTTTTGTATGGCGACTCGGCATTTACAACAAATACGTTAGTGTCATCCAATACAGCCACGCCGGCATTTTCAAAATCAGAGTAAGTGTAGTCTACAAGCCCTAGCAGCTTATTTAACAGCATGGAAGGATGGTAGAACAATACAGTGTAACCATCCGGGGCTGAATCCTTAACCTTTTTTGAACCGAGGGTTCCGCCTGCACCATTTACATTTACGATTACCACAGGCTGGCCTAATTCTTTTTCAAGGTATTTACCTAATGTTCTTGCGTTTAGGTCAGTATCTCCACCTGCTCCGGCCGGAACAACAACCTGGATAGGTTTGGTTGGGTATTTAACATCATCTTGCTTGGATTCTTCTTTTTTAGGCTCTTCTTTCTTTGCTTCTTGTGCTGCAGGCTCGGTTTCTTCCTGCTTCTTGGCGCATCCCACTGCAAACACAGAAGCTAACATTAGTACTGCTACTAATAACGCAGCTACTTTTAAAAACTTTTTCATCAAAACTCCTCCTTAAATATATTTATAAATTTTTCTTACGTCAATTATAAAAAGCAATATTTATGCCAAATTTGGAATTATTATACTATCATCAAGAAAATATTATTTTCGGACATTAGCAAGAAAGGTCTTTAAATACACTTGTTGCTGCTTAAACAGGTAATACAGCAGTTTCCCCTGCCTTTATTAAAAAGTTTCAGCACTACCCTACAATCTTTTTCATACAATCTTTTTTTATAACATAACGGCTTAGCTAAGTGTAAAAAGTTGTAAAGTTTAGTTGCATTTTTGAGACACCAACGTTTCACTTTCCAAATAATGAAACACACTTGTTTGTTGTTTATCAATCAATCCCTATGCTTTTGGCCAATTAAAAAATGCTGCTCCTGCCTTTACAGGAACAGCCTCTACCTGTTTTCTATTTATAATGAATGTATTCCATTAATTATTTTTCTTAACTTCCACTTGGGCTAATTTTTCATAAAACTGGATAACTCCCCCATGGTCGTCTTTTGCTTTTCCATCCACTTTGAGCGCCTGCATAATCTCCATGATCTGACTGGTTAAAGGTAAAGGCACACCAACCTCATGAGCCGTATCCAGGGCATTCATTAAGTCTTTGATATGTAGTTCAATTCTGAAGCCAGGATTAAAGTTTCTTTGTAAAACCAGAGGAACTTTTGCATCCAACACTGTACTGCCTGCCAGTCCGCCCCGAATAGCCTGGTATACCTTTTCAGGGTCAACTCCTGCCTTGGTGGCCAGAACCATTGCCTCGGACATGGCAGCAATATTTAATGCCACAATGATTTGATTTGCAAGCTTGGTAGTATTTCCGCTGCCAACATCCCCAACTCTAACTGCCGAGGCGCCCATAACCAATAAAATATCTTTCACCTGTTCAAAAGCGTCTTCGGGACCGCCTACCATGATGGATAATGTCCCGTCAATCGCTTTAGGTTCTCCTCCACTTACAGGGGCATCCAGCATAATCACTCCCTTTTGTGCAACTTTAGCTGCAATTTCCTGAGAAACCAGAGGAGCAATAGAACTCATATCTACTAATATTGTACCAGGCTTTGCACCCTCTAAAACTCCATTCTCACCCAATACAACCTGTTTAACATGAGGAGAGTTAGGTAACATAGTGATGATAATTTCACTTTTTTCTGCTACGTCTTTTGCGGATTCTCCCTGTTCAGCCCCGGCTGCTGCAACTTCTTTAACAGCTTCCATATTAATATCGTACACTCTTAGGGAATACCCTGCCTTCAATAAGTTCTTAGCCATCGGCTTTCCCATAATTCCCAGACCAATAAATCCTATTTTTTTGCTCATTAGCTTCGCCTCCATTTTATAAAAATGTAAAATGAGTACACAAAATCATATTATATATTTTATTCATTTTAATTAGCAATATCTATGCCAACTTTTTACGAATGGATAATAAATACCCTGTCCCTCACTATTTTATTAATGCTCAGGAATGATTAGCACATTAAAAATTGTTAAAAATACTGTATAATGTTCATTTCAAGCAAAAATCGTTTCTCATTGTTTCTAATATGAAACAATCAAAATTTGAATTGAAAACAACGCTTATATATTTTATACTTAAGGTGAAAGTGGTGATGAATATGAAAATTCTTGTAGATGCAGACGCATGTCCTGTAAAGAATATTATTACAAAAATAGCTAAAGAATACAAGCTGCGCGTCTTAATGTTTATAGATACCAGTCATTTTCTTGACGATGGATATTCGGATGTTATAATGGTTGACAAAGGACGTGATTCGGTAGATATTGCCTTGATTAACAAAGTAGAAAAAGGTGATATTGTAGTAACGCAAGATTACGGTGTTGCTGCCATGGCATTTTCCAAACAGGCATATGGCATTAATCAGAACGGATTTATTTATACTAAAGACAATATTGACAAACTCTTGTTTGAGAGACATCTGTCTCAAAAAATCCGCCGCGCAGGAGGCAGGACCTCCAACCCCCGCAAGAGAACAAAAGAAGATGATGAAAAGTTCGAAAGGGCATTTAGAAACCTGTGCTGCAAAAAAGAAGATAGCTAACAAATTTAGCTATCTTTAAGAAAATAGATCTATATCAAAATGCCCTCGATAACAAAAATATAAAGAGTGCAATGGACAAAACCAATGCGATATTAAGAATAGTACCTACCGAAATATTCCACTTTTTTAATTTATTTACTTTGGGTGTGGAGGTAATATAACCATAACCTGAAGAATACTGCTGTATGTAATTATCAATAATACTCTGTGCTTCCTTTACTATGTAATCACTGTTTTTAGGATCATATTTATATCCGGTTTCTTTCTTTTTGCCTCTTGCATAACTATCATTACTTTTTAAAATAAATATGGCTTCCTCTATAATGTTGGATTTAATATCTCTTATGATTACTACTTGTTTAGCATTTTCATGTTCCATAAACTACCTCCGGCTCTTGTTGTACAAACACCTGGTAATAGTTTAAACATGTTAATGCATTTATATACATATTTTATCTCAAATTTTTTTCCACACCTTTGCAACCAGTACGGTCATATCATCATTTATACAGTTTCCGCTGTTTTCTACTGCCATTTTCAATAATTGATCCGCCATTTCCTGAGGATTGGTGGTGTCCATTCTACCCAAAGCCTCTTTTACCCAATCCTCCTTCTTGATAGCTTTTTCTTTTGAATCCAGAACTCCATCTGTCATCATAATAATATAATCACCTTCTCCAACAGTTTTATTCGAAAGCTCCATATCTATGTTATTTAGTATTCCTATTGGTAGAGATGTGGATTTCACCACTTCGATTTTGTTCTGTTTTTTTATAAACGTCGACGCCGCGCCAATTTTCACAAATTCAATATTACCCGTATATAGGTCCAATACCGACAAATCTATTGTGGCAAAGGATTCATCCGGAGATTTGAGAACCAATACGGAATTTATCAGCTTTACTGCTGTATCTTTATCAAACCCCGAGTCTAAAAACTGCTCAAGCAAAGCTATGGTAGCACTGCTTTCTCTGGAAGCCCTCCTACCGCTTCCCATTCCATCACTTAAAGCCAAAACATATTTACCATCTTTTAATTGGATAAATGAATAATTATCACCGCATTCAGTTTGCCCTTCTTTTTTTACCCGGGCAATTCCGGTAGATACCTGGTAAGTTTCTTCTTCAATATATTTTACGGTGCATTTTGACTCCCCACTGCTAAGGCTGCACACTGAATCCTGTTTAGTCATTTTTCGTCCAAGAACCCTGGAAAGTACCGGAGTAACATTTTTAATACACTTTCTAGCACCACCACAAGCTTTAAATGATATTTCCACCTCATATTTATGATTTGAATTTTCTAAAACAGTAATGTCTTTAGCAGTCATTCCCACTTTATCCAGTTCTATCATTAACTCTCTTTCCAGTTCTTCATCAAACTGCAGATCTATAGTAATTTCATTTGCCAGGTTAGCTATAATCCTGGATACACCTTGGAGCTGCTGAGAGATCAATCCCCGGCTTTCCCCTACCTTACTAGCCCATACAAGATTTACCTTATAAACTTCAAAGGCATTATTTACTGCATTTATAAAATCTTCTATTCTTATACAGCGATGTGCAAAAAATTCCGGCATATCTCTTTGGTCAACATGCCCTTTTTCTTCCAACTTTTCTAAAACTTTGAACATAACCTGATACGTATTATGGAATTCTCTCTCCCAACAGGAGAGGCATAACCCACAGTCTTTACATACCCGTTCAGCTACCTGGTCAAAAAGTGTCGCTACATCGTTATTATTTACCGTTGTCTTT from Petroclostridium xylanilyticum encodes:
- a CDS encoding HpcH/HpaI aldolase family protein → MNNVKERLKKGESIIGTMVTVFDNPDIVKMLKVCGFDLFIVDSEHGYMDYSKVAGLFGIARAIGIAGLVRIPEVKREVVLKYMEMGADGILLPNTETVEQARALVEYAKYYPMGNRGVSLLRAHTSYEKIPSAVEYMKKANEETILMVQIESPKGVENVGKILDIEGIDAAFIGPNDLSQSMGIMGQTDNPMFIEAVDKVITAAKERNKFSGIHMMSAAALEPWINKGMTLNLWANDVVMLMNAAREGLSQLKK
- a CDS encoding sigma 54-interacting transcriptional regulator; amino-acid sequence: MIKITIVAPYADFVDLAEKTFREHNEYPHKLEYELNQYELEVILAYGADEVRCLKLDSDVVVARGVTAYELRNRDYYIPVVEIPVAGNDLIRCLHESKTRFGTKPVAVIGSRNMIYGVESLSDIVGLDIKPFVMSNREEVKRLVNAAVNQGIQVIIGGIPTCEYAIKLGLDTILIKTGKESIWQAITEAKRVAYISRIEQEKALRFKTILDYAYEGIIAVDNKNTISVFNSSSEKTLGINAQKAIGKKFEEIIPKSKLTDLVNTKDECIDEIIKHNDIQLAVNKVPIVLKGENLGTVLTFQNVTKIQEMEGKIREKIYTRGHVAKHTFEDIIGESKKIKDVIKMAKRFSQVDSNILIVGETGTGKELFAQSIHNYSPRKRGPFVAVNCAALPENLLESELFGYVEGAFTGAAKGGKPGLFELAHRGTIFLDEISEISLKLQGRLLRVIQEKEIMRLGHDRVIPVDVRIISATNKDLYTLAQKGDFREDLYYRLDILKINLPPLRDRREDILIIVEYFIKNYCLQFRKGDITITQKAKERLQDYDWSGNIRELRNICERLVVLNQGNIISEKDVEAVLPDRCNLRIPFNDEEAIDSMNIKYNYTEELKKFERERIKAVLERVGYNKIKAAESLGISRTTLWRRMKELDII
- a CDS encoding tripartite tricarboxylate transporter substrate binding protein, with protein sequence MKKFLKVAALLVAVLMLASVFAVGCAKKQEETEPAAQEAKKEEPKKEESKQDDVKYPTKPIQVVVPAGAGGDTDLNARTLGKYLEKELGQPVVIVNVNGAGGTLGSKKVKDSAPDGYTVLFYHPSMLLNKLLGLVDYTYSDFENAGVAVLDDTNVFVVNAESPYKNLKDLIDDAKKNPGKIRFATEVGAFTHLQVLAFQDAADVQLNVVDVGAAAQKTAALLGKQIDIIGTQYGLVKDHITAGKFRALGVLSNERNPLIPDVPTFKEQGIDIAFTKFFFYSFPKGTPKEVIEKFSKAVEKVVTTNEEYKADAKKFLVTPTYMAPVDAMKYIKEKEDYYNTFKDKIMDVKNSEKKEEKK
- the garR gene encoding 2-hydroxy-3-oxopropionate reductase translates to MSKKIGFIGLGIMGKPMAKNLLKAGYSLRVYDINMEAVKEVAAAGAEQGESAKDVAEKSEIIITMLPNSPHVKQVVLGENGVLEGAKPGTILVDMSSIAPLVSQEIAAKVAQKGVIMLDAPVSGGEPKAIDGTLSIMVGGPEDAFEQVKDILLVMGASAVRVGDVGSGNTTKLANQIIVALNIAAMSEAMVLATKAGVDPEKVYQAIRGGLAGSTVLDAKVPLVLQRNFNPGFRIELHIKDLMNALDTAHEVGVPLPLTSQIMEIMQALKVDGKAKDDHGGVIQFYEKLAQVEVKKNN
- a CDS encoding YaiI/YqxD family protein, which produces MKILVDADACPVKNIITKIAKEYKLRVLMFIDTSHFLDDGYSDVIMVDKGRDSVDIALINKVEKGDIVVTQDYGVAAMAFSKQAYGINQNGFIYTKDNIDKLLFERHLSQKIRRAGGRTSNPRKRTKEDDEKFERAFRNLCCKKEDS
- the spoIIE gene encoding stage II sporulation protein E, whose amino-acid sequence is MERTELFPYQRIKNRKMEKGNKDIRTNSRIFSVRDIMIDLMGFMLGRAAILSGITPFGLPFYAASFTGEVNSIFVAISIIIGFMTIGMGVASIKYIMAMVVYTGFALLCKNTLLNKTFFTALLAFLSLFISGLIFIIIQGFLLYDLFMLIFESFIGFVMVYIFRTSIPVLKQRGERRVLSNEEIISLSILLGLLILGFTEVQFPGGISLRNTLCIFILLMFSLKHGVGVAASAGVTIGLINSMASEAVSYVIGSYAFCGLVAGIFRTFGKIGVSLGFILANAILTIYINGSTEVLINIYDIFIAVALFGVTPTKALDYVGEFLSKNSERFIDRKAYSRRIKEITVDKLNSISKSFEQLANTFDNIAEKKTTVNNNDVATLFDQVAERVCKDCGLCLSCWEREFHNTYQVMFKVLEKLEEKGHVDQRDMPEFFAHRCIRIEDFINAVNNAFEVYKVNLVWASKVGESRGLISQQLQGVSRIIANLANEITIDLQFDEELERELMIELDKVGMTAKDITVLENSNHKYEVEISFKACGGARKCIKNVTPVLSRVLGRKMTKQDSVCSLSSGESKCTVKYIEEETYQVSTGIARVKKEGQTECGDNYSFIQLKDGKYVLALSDGMGSGRRASRESSATIALLEQFLDSGFDKDTAVKLINSVLVLKSPDESFATIDLSVLDLYTGNIEFVKIGAASTFIKKQNKIEVVKSTSLPIGILNNIDMELSNKTVGEGDYIIMMTDGVLDSKEKAIKKEDWVKEALGRMDTTNPQEMADQLLKMAVENSGNCINDDMTVLVAKVWKKI